A part of Paraburkholderia azotifigens genomic DNA contains:
- a CDS encoding monovalent cation:proton antiporter-2 (CPA2) family protein, whose product MTKLLIDLVIFLASALIAVPLSVRLGFGAVLGYLVAGIFIGPWVLGLVTDIDAILHFSELGIVLMMFVIGLEMRIDELWSMRRTIFGYGAMQMTVCAVVLSGIFMMLGLSWRIALTGGLALSLSSTAMVMSELQERKLMDMPTGRAGFGILLFQDMAAIPLIALLPLLGPSVITPTAEPGWLVALKALAMLGAVALAGRYLLHIVLRVIMSIGVPEIFTAFALLWIAGIALLMESVHLSMSLGAFVAGVLLADSDYRHQVEVDMAPFKGLLLGLFFIAVGMSIDFGVLMREPLRVAVLVVALVGIKAIAQWFLADRFDVPASQRSYFAILLSQGGEFAFVVMAAAMTAHVIDQRQSSLVTLVVALSMVSTPLLLLVHRKLSPLFVSHELR is encoded by the coding sequence ATGACGAAGTTGCTGATCGACCTGGTGATCTTTCTCGCGTCCGCGCTGATTGCCGTGCCGCTGTCGGTGCGCCTTGGTTTCGGGGCCGTTCTCGGCTATCTGGTGGCGGGCATTTTTATCGGGCCATGGGTACTGGGGCTGGTGACCGACATCGACGCGATCCTTCATTTTTCGGAGCTGGGCATCGTGCTGATGATGTTCGTGATCGGGCTGGAAATGCGGATCGATGAGTTGTGGTCGATGCGCCGAACCATCTTCGGCTACGGCGCGATGCAGATGACCGTCTGCGCTGTGGTCCTGTCGGGGATTTTCATGATGCTGGGCTTGTCATGGCGCATTGCATTGACGGGCGGCCTCGCGCTTTCGCTGTCATCGACGGCGATGGTGATGTCCGAGCTTCAGGAGCGCAAGTTGATGGACATGCCGACGGGCCGAGCCGGTTTCGGCATTCTCCTGTTCCAGGACATGGCAGCGATCCCGCTGATTGCTCTGCTGCCGTTGCTCGGACCGTCGGTGATCACACCCACGGCGGAGCCCGGATGGCTCGTGGCGTTGAAGGCGCTCGCCATGCTAGGTGCGGTGGCGCTGGCGGGCCGCTATCTGTTGCACATCGTATTGCGTGTGATCATGAGCATCGGCGTACCCGAGATCTTCACCGCTTTCGCCTTGCTCTGGATCGCAGGTATCGCATTGCTCATGGAGAGCGTCCATCTTTCGATGTCTCTGGGCGCGTTTGTCGCGGGCGTGCTTCTCGCGGATTCCGACTATCGCCATCAGGTCGAAGTCGACATGGCGCCCTTCAAGGGCTTGCTGCTTGGCCTGTTTTTCATTGCAGTGGGCATGTCGATCGATTTCGGCGTGTTGATGCGCGAGCCTCTTCGTGTCGCGGTACTTGTCGTGGCACTGGTCGGCATCAAGGCGATCGCGCAGTGGTTTCTCGCCGACCGGTTCGACGTGCCGGCTTCGCAGCGCTCGTACTTCGCCATTCTGCTGTCGCAGGGCGGCGAGTTCGCGTTTGTGGTAATGGCGGCCGCCATGACGGCTCATGTCATCGATCAGCGGCAGTCGTCGCTCGTGACACTCGTCGTCGCGCTTTCGATGGTGTCAACGCCTTTGCTGCTGCTTGTGCATCGCAAGCTCTCGCCGCTCTTCGTCAGTCATGAGCTGAGGTAG
- a CDS encoding MFS transporter: MQAAMFAPRARLNHSLSNLLSSPVVRGGLIINFCYSYFAFYCMTWMPAYLVEQRGLSLRQSGLYAFFSFAGIAVVAALAGLAADRLIARGHDAVVVRKSFIVAGFMGGTTVLLGAYTRSPQMALFWSVVSLSLLGLVTANNLALVKLTLNPKQAVGLNTGLQHLATSLAGGVSASLSEARRSV; encoded by the coding sequence ATGCAAGCCGCAATGTTCGCGCCGCGCGCCCGCCTTAACCATTCGCTCAGCAACCTGCTGTCGAGCCCCGTGGTGCGGGGCGGGTTGATCATCAACTTCTGCTACAGCTATTTCGCGTTCTACTGCATGACGTGGATGCCCGCGTATCTGGTCGAACAGCGCGGGCTGTCGCTGCGGCAGTCGGGACTCTACGCGTTCTTCAGTTTCGCGGGCATTGCCGTCGTGGCGGCGCTCGCCGGGCTGGCCGCGGACCGGCTGATCGCACGCGGGCACGATGCCGTGGTGGTGCGCAAGTCGTTCATCGTGGCCGGGTTCATGGGCGGCACGACGGTTCTGCTCGGCGCTTATACGCGTTCGCCGCAGATGGCGCTGTTCTGGAGTGTCGTCTCGCTGTCGCTTCTGGGTCTCGTCACCGCAAACAATCTGGCGCTCGTCAAGCTCACGTTGAATCCGAAGCAGGCGGTCGGATTGAATACGGGCCTGCAGCACCTGGCGACGAGTCTGGCGGGCGGCGTGTCGGCCAGTCTGTCCGAAGCCCGGAGAAGCGTATGA
- a CDS encoding DUF2334 domain-containing protein — MAVLVCAICLAVTPRFTQAQTTTAKVLVLYDAPANDLYSKLGLAYAIMLRNLIGHFNATVDLAPVNNYTAGTLAPYSAVFYIGSYYGNTTPAAFLSDVAASDKTVVWFKYNIWNLAWDQTYNFTGKTGVTFSGLRGLGSTPSSSNPTPDFFNTVSYKNSTMVKYYSYDSTSGTVAADPDIGVVAIADPTKASTLVTITDSQTNEVAPYVVKAGNFWYFADVPFSFIGPRDRYLVICDMLHDILQSGAATSHRALVRLEDVSAVTTVTSMKSLTDYLFSKRIPFSIATIPLYKDPLGAYNGGVPQTIHLAQATGLKQALNYALARGGKIVMHGYTHQYNSVPNTENAVSANDYEFWYKPQERPVDEDSTPWASGRLTAGLLELSQSGYTPFAWEAPHYQSSPLAIKAVPPLFGKTYQRVVYYTSDTPSLNANVPNKDFEVGQFFPYIIKSDYYGQLVLPENLGNVEYNICSIDPFSCITYTAQDILTNAQYALTVRDGFASFFFHPFWLEPDLHQPGLADFKSIITGITGLGYTFVDPSTAQ; from the coding sequence ATGGCGGTACTCGTCTGTGCGATATGCCTGGCGGTCACCCCTCGCTTCACACAAGCGCAAACCACCACGGCGAAAGTACTGGTGCTTTACGATGCACCCGCCAACGACCTTTATTCGAAGCTCGGCCTCGCATATGCAATCATGCTGCGCAATCTCATCGGCCACTTCAATGCGACCGTCGATCTCGCGCCCGTCAACAACTACACAGCCGGCACGCTTGCGCCCTACTCCGCTGTTTTCTACATTGGCAGCTACTATGGCAACACCACGCCGGCCGCATTTCTCTCTGACGTGGCCGCGAGCGACAAGACGGTCGTATGGTTCAAGTACAACATCTGGAACCTCGCGTGGGATCAGACGTATAACTTCACCGGTAAGACAGGCGTGACCTTTTCTGGCTTGCGTGGTTTGGGCTCGACGCCGTCGTCCAGCAATCCGACACCCGACTTCTTCAACACCGTCAGCTACAAGAACTCCACTATGGTGAAGTACTACTCGTACGACTCTACGTCGGGCACGGTCGCCGCCGACCCTGACATCGGTGTCGTAGCCATCGCCGACCCGACGAAGGCGAGCACGCTGGTCACCATCACGGACAGTCAGACCAATGAAGTCGCACCCTACGTCGTCAAGGCGGGCAATTTCTGGTATTTCGCGGATGTGCCTTTTTCCTTCATCGGACCACGCGATCGCTATCTCGTCATCTGCGACATGCTTCACGATATCTTGCAGAGCGGCGCGGCAACCAGCCATCGTGCGCTGGTCAGGCTCGAGGACGTCAGCGCGGTCACCACGGTCACTTCAATGAAGTCGCTCACGGACTATCTCTTCTCGAAGAGAATACCGTTCTCGATTGCAACGATCCCTCTTTATAAGGATCCGCTTGGCGCCTATAACGGCGGCGTACCGCAAACCATCCATCTCGCACAGGCCACGGGTCTGAAGCAGGCCTTGAACTATGCGTTGGCAAGAGGCGGCAAGATCGTGATGCACGGCTACACACACCAGTACAACTCGGTTCCCAATACCGAAAATGCCGTCAGCGCGAATGACTACGAGTTCTGGTACAAGCCTCAGGAGCGCCCCGTTGATGAAGATTCGACGCCGTGGGCTTCCGGTCGATTGACGGCTGGATTGCTGGAGCTTTCCCAGAGCGGCTATACGCCCTTTGCCTGGGAGGCACCACATTATCAGTCGTCGCCGCTTGCCATAAAGGCAGTGCCGCCGCTCTTCGGCAAGACCTATCAACGCGTTGTCTACTATACGTCGGACACGCCGAGTCTCAACGCAAACGTGCCAAACAAGGATTTCGAGGTTGGCCAGTTCTTCCCGTACATCATCAAGAGCGACTACTACGGACAACTGGTATTGCCTGAAAACCTCGGTAACGTCGAATACAACATCTGCTCGATCGATCCGTTTTCATGCATAACGTACACAGCACAGGACATCTTGACCAACGCGCAATACGCGTTGACTGTACGTGACGGATTCGCGTCGTTCTTCTTCCATCCGTTCTGGCTCGAACCGGATCTTCATCAACCGGGGTTGGCAGACTTCAAATCGATCATCACAGGAATTACCGGGCTCGGCTATACGTTCGTCGATCCCAGCACCGCGCAGTAA
- a CDS encoding DUF3047 domain-containing protein encodes MPLISIHQARKRTARPVWLAVCVALLLLPAALVAQEEKPGIAFSTIEPGEPLPAGWKNLPVAHGKRVTQYTLVHDGDTTVLQADADRSASALMHEGNIDLVRTPVVAWRWKAKGPIEGADNRVGSKEDAPARLVFLFDGDKSKLSFFDRAKMDLAKRLGGEELPYATLMYVWSTTAAPGTVIANPHTNRVQMIVVSGRSGDAGHWQTLHRNIVQDYERVFHEPPGRITGYGLLTDTDNTGTTTRAWYGDVEFLLGPR; translated from the coding sequence ATGCCTCTTATCTCGATCCATCAAGCGCGGAAACGAACAGCCCGGCCAGTCTGGCTCGCCGTGTGCGTCGCGCTCCTACTGTTGCCGGCAGCCCTCGTTGCGCAGGAAGAAAAACCGGGTATTGCCTTTTCAACGATCGAGCCCGGCGAACCACTTCCCGCAGGCTGGAAGAACCTGCCGGTTGCGCACGGCAAGCGCGTGACGCAATACACGCTTGTTCACGACGGCGACACCACCGTCCTGCAGGCGGACGCGGACCGCTCTGCTTCGGCGCTCATGCACGAGGGTAATATCGACCTCGTCCGCACACCCGTCGTAGCGTGGCGCTGGAAAGCAAAAGGACCGATCGAGGGCGCCGACAACCGCGTCGGATCAAAGGAAGACGCGCCAGCGCGACTGGTGTTCTTATTTGACGGCGACAAAAGCAAGCTATCGTTTTTTGACAGGGCCAAGATGGACCTTGCAAAGCGCCTGGGTGGCGAAGAGCTGCCCTATGCCACGCTGATGTATGTCTGGTCAACCACCGCTGCGCCAGGCACCGTCATTGCCAATCCTCACACGAACCGCGTACAGATGATCGTGGTCTCTGGTCGGTCCGGCGATGCGGGTCACTGGCAAACCCTGCACCGCAATATCGTGCAAGACTACGAGCGCGTCTTTCACGAACCGCCTGGACGAATCACCGGCTACGGGCTGCTGACCGATACCGATAATACCGGTACTACTACGCGCGCTTGGTACGGAGACGTCGAGTTCCTTCTCGGGCCTCGATAA
- the wecB gene encoding non-hydrolyzing UDP-N-acetylglucosamine 2-epimerase, protein MKKVLTVFGTRPEAIKMAPLVHKLRETPCFDVQVCVTGQHREMLDQVLNLFDISPDYDLDIMRKRQSLTEITSDILNNIGEVYDSAKPEIVLVHGDTTTTLAASLAAFYRHIKVGHVEAGLRTGNIWSPWPEELNRKLCDAVSSWHFVPTVRARDNLLAEGAAAEQIVLTGNTVIDALLGVREKIDSDRALANEISQRFPGIDWSRRLILVTGHRRESFGEPFHKFCAALRILAQSYPDVQIVYPVHLNPNVREPAEQILGSSRNIYLTEPQDYLPFVFLMSRSYLVITDSGGVQEEAPSLGKPVLVTRDTTERPEAIEAGTAKLVGTDIGRILTEASTLLDNEHAYRSMACATNPYGDGRACSRIVAALEDAPMRDAIEVSTAPTLVDVLAIAPAKPFNGEHLPESLDSEIKVPRVERLDSATAIDLSLDDVDSIKVRPD, encoded by the coding sequence ATGAAGAAAGTGTTGACGGTATTCGGCACCCGGCCCGAAGCGATCAAGATGGCGCCGCTCGTTCATAAGCTGCGCGAGACGCCGTGCTTCGACGTCCAGGTCTGCGTAACCGGTCAGCATCGCGAGATGCTCGATCAAGTTCTCAACCTGTTCGATATATCGCCGGACTACGATCTGGACATCATGCGTAAGCGGCAATCGCTGACGGAAATTACATCGGACATTCTGAATAACATCGGTGAGGTTTACGATTCAGCAAAACCGGAGATCGTGCTCGTGCACGGCGATACGACCACGACACTCGCGGCAAGTCTTGCGGCGTTCTATCGGCACATCAAGGTTGGCCACGTCGAAGCCGGCTTGCGGACCGGAAATATCTGGTCTCCATGGCCCGAAGAATTGAACCGCAAGCTATGCGATGCAGTTTCCAGCTGGCATTTTGTGCCAACGGTACGCGCACGCGACAACCTGCTGGCTGAAGGCGCAGCCGCAGAACAGATCGTGCTGACAGGCAACACGGTGATTGACGCGCTGCTCGGTGTACGAGAAAAAATAGACAGCGATCGCGCGCTTGCAAACGAGATATCACAACGATTCCCCGGCATAGACTGGTCGCGTCGCCTGATTCTCGTGACAGGCCACCGTCGTGAAAGTTTTGGAGAACCATTCCACAAGTTTTGTGCGGCGCTACGCATCCTTGCGCAATCTTATCCAGATGTGCAGATCGTGTATCCCGTTCACCTCAATCCCAACGTTCGCGAGCCCGCGGAGCAAATTCTCGGCAGCTCGCGGAACATCTATCTGACTGAACCGCAGGACTACTTGCCCTTCGTTTTCCTCATGTCGCGCTCATACCTGGTCATAACCGATTCGGGCGGCGTTCAGGAGGAAGCCCCCTCTCTGGGCAAGCCGGTACTCGTCACGCGCGATACGACGGAACGTCCGGAAGCAATCGAAGCGGGAACCGCAAAACTGGTAGGCACGGATATCGGTCGCATTCTCACAGAAGCATCGACACTGCTCGACAACGAACATGCCTATCGCAGCATGGCCTGCGCAACAAACCCCTATGGCGACGGCCGTGCGTGCTCGAGAATCGTTGCCGCTCTCGAAGACGCGCCCATGCGCGACGCCATCGAAGTGTCCACTGCTCCGACACTCGTCGATGTGCTCGCAATAGCGCCTGCAAAACCCTTCAACGGCGAACATCTCCCGGAAAGCCTGGATTCAGAGATCAAGGTTCCACGCGTAGAAAGATTGGACAGCGCGACAGCAATCGACTTGTCGCTCGACGACGTCGACAGCATTAAAGTGCGCCCCGATTGA
- a CDS encoding porin: MKSELKVTALASLLAIAGAAHAQSSVTLYGTIDSGLLWQNTAAANFLPVASKNPNLGHVFRFKDGGIYSSLWGLKGTEDIGGGYKINFRLQGSFDSGTGKFQLSDTPNAPALFNQIATVGVSGPFGKFDMGRQLAPMAYALADTDVRNAWFFGSVLTAWLTMNQQSGWTANSTNGSIGALYDSNALVYNSPNFYGFSAALEYAPGGVAGHFQGGTRESAVLKYSNFGLNVAAVYYNGHDTSPFPYPTAGNPGATPIPATGVNNNRFVYFGAKYTWKGLSVSGSFSNGRNPSNPNGNLAAGVASGDFDMWTGGLGYRFSPAFELTSGIYYVKDEKHSQNQSTAYVLGADYSLSKTTTLYAQGGYVANRGTMNQTLVYGQPVAVGKNTAAGMLGIRHAF, encoded by the coding sequence ATGAAGTCGGAATTGAAAGTCACGGCATTGGCATCGCTTCTCGCAATCGCTGGCGCCGCTCACGCACAATCGTCCGTGACGCTGTACGGAACGATCGATTCGGGCCTGCTGTGGCAAAACACCGCGGCGGCGAACTTTCTGCCCGTCGCTTCGAAGAACCCTAATCTGGGGCACGTCTTCCGGTTCAAGGACGGCGGCATTTATTCGAGCCTGTGGGGTCTGAAAGGCACTGAGGACATCGGCGGCGGCTACAAGATCAACTTCCGGCTGCAGGGCTCGTTCGACAGCGGCACGGGCAAGTTCCAGCTGAGCGACACCCCAAACGCGCCGGCGCTCTTCAATCAGATCGCGACGGTTGGCGTATCGGGGCCGTTCGGCAAGTTCGACATGGGCCGCCAGCTCGCGCCGATGGCCTATGCACTCGCCGACACGGATGTGCGCAACGCGTGGTTCTTCGGCAGCGTCCTGACTGCGTGGCTGACCATGAACCAGCAGTCGGGCTGGACGGCCAACAGCACGAACGGCAGCATCGGCGCGCTCTATGACAGCAATGCGCTCGTGTATAACTCGCCGAACTTTTATGGCTTCTCCGCAGCGCTCGAATATGCGCCGGGCGGCGTCGCAGGTCATTTCCAGGGCGGCACGCGCGAGTCGGCGGTACTGAAGTATTCGAACTTCGGCCTGAACGTCGCAGCCGTCTACTACAACGGACACGACACCAGCCCGTTCCCGTATCCGACAGCGGGCAATCCCGGCGCAACGCCCATCCCGGCAACGGGTGTGAACAACAACCGCTTCGTCTACTTCGGCGCGAAGTACACGTGGAAGGGCCTCTCGGTATCCGGCTCGTTCAGCAACGGCCGTAATCCGTCGAATCCGAACGGGAATCTCGCAGCGGGCGTTGCTTCGGGCGATTTCGACATGTGGACGGGCGGCCTCGGCTATCGCTTCTCTCCGGCGTTCGAACTCACGTCGGGCATCTACTACGTGAAGGACGAGAAGCACAGCCAGAACCAGTCGACCGCGTACGTGCTGGGCGCCGATTACAGCCTGTCCAAGACGACGACGCTCTATGCACAGGGCGGCTATGTCGCGAATCGCGGCACGATGAACCAGACGCTCGTGTACGGCCAACCCGTCGCAGTAGGCAAGAACACTGCCGCGGGCATGCTGGGTATCCGTCACGCGTTTTGA
- a CDS encoding SulP family inorganic anion transporter: MQSDHPIHEGGQPAVTAARWLRWLPGLTMLKTYRGSWLPNDLAAGLVLTTMLVPVGIAYAEASGVPGVYGLYATIVPLLAYAVFGPSRILVLGPDSALAAPILAVVVAIAGSDPSRAIATASMMAIVSGLFCIVMGLLRLGFITELLSKPIRYGYMNGIALTVLISQLPKLFAISFDDQGPLRDLLSLGTALAAGKANWYSFAVGAGSLVLILLLKRFDKVPGILIAVVLATLSVIAFNLDSVGVKVLGKIPQGLPSFALPWVGDADLVKIVLGGCAVALISFADTSVLSRTFAARFHTRVDPNQEMVGLGVANLAAGFFQGFPISSSSSRTPVAEAAGARTQVTGVVGAVAVAILLLAAPNLMRYLPNSALAAVVIAAALGLFEFADLKRIYRIQQWEFWLSVVCFAGVAVFGAIPGICIAIVIAVIEFLWDGWRPHYAILGRVEDLRGYHDIKRYPQATRIPGLLLFRWDAPLFFANAELFQECLLRAVDESPTPVRRIVVAAEPVTSIDVTSADMLRELIRILGEREIALHFAEMKDPVRDKLRRFEMLDVVGDKRFHPTLGSAVDDYAGRH; this comes from the coding sequence ATGCAATCCGATCACCCTATTCATGAAGGCGGACAGCCTGCCGTTACAGCGGCGCGATGGTTGCGCTGGCTGCCGGGCCTGACGATGCTCAAAACGTATCGGGGCAGCTGGCTACCTAACGATCTGGCCGCCGGTCTGGTGCTGACCACGATGCTGGTGCCCGTCGGTATCGCGTATGCCGAGGCGTCGGGCGTACCAGGCGTGTATGGTCTCTACGCGACGATCGTTCCGTTGCTGGCCTATGCCGTCTTCGGCCCCAGCCGGATTCTGGTGCTCGGTCCCGACTCCGCGCTTGCCGCGCCGATTCTTGCCGTCGTCGTCGCGATTGCAGGCAGCGACCCGTCGCGCGCGATAGCGACGGCCAGCATGATGGCGATCGTCTCCGGGCTGTTCTGCATCGTGATGGGACTGCTGCGGCTCGGCTTCATCACGGAACTGCTTTCCAAGCCGATCCGCTACGGCTATATGAACGGCATTGCGCTGACCGTTCTGATCAGCCAGTTGCCGAAGCTCTTTGCGATTTCGTTCGATGACCAGGGGCCGCTGCGCGATCTGCTGTCGCTTGGCACGGCCCTCGCCGCGGGCAAAGCCAACTGGTACAGCTTCGCCGTGGGCGCAGGTAGCCTCGTACTGATCCTGTTACTCAAGCGCTTCGACAAAGTGCCGGGCATTCTGATCGCCGTCGTGCTCGCGACGCTGAGCGTCATCGCATTCAACCTGGACAGCGTTGGCGTCAAGGTGCTCGGCAAGATCCCGCAAGGGCTGCCGTCATTCGCGTTGCCGTGGGTCGGCGACGCCGATCTCGTCAAGATCGTGCTTGGCGGCTGCGCGGTCGCGCTGATCTCGTTTGCCGATACCAGCGTGCTGTCGCGCACCTTCGCTGCGCGTTTTCATACCCGCGTGGACCCCAATCAGGAGATGGTCGGCCTGGGGGTAGCCAATCTGGCGGCCGGCTTTTTTCAGGGCTTTCCGATCAGCAGCAGTTCTTCGCGGACACCCGTGGCGGAAGCAGCGGGCGCCAGAACACAGGTGACGGGCGTCGTCGGCGCCGTGGCGGTGGCGATTCTCCTGCTCGCGGCACCGAATCTGATGCGGTATCTGCCCAACAGCGCGCTGGCCGCCGTCGTCATTGCGGCAGCCCTCGGCCTGTTCGAATTTGCCGACCTCAAGCGCATCTATCGAATCCAGCAATGGGAGTTCTGGCTCTCCGTGGTCTGCTTTGCGGGTGTCGCTGTTTTCGGCGCGATTCCCGGTATTTGCATCGCAATTGTGATCGCGGTAATCGAGTTTCTCTGGGACGGCTGGCGTCCGCATTACGCGATTCTCGGGCGCGTGGAAGATCTGCGCGGCTACCACGACATCAAGCGCTATCCGCAGGCCACGCGGATTCCGGGGCTGCTGCTGTTTCGCTGGGATGCGCCGTTGTTCTTTGCAAACGCAGAGCTTTTCCAGGAATGCCTGCTGCGAGCCGTCGATGAGTCGCCGACGCCCGTGCGCCGGATCGTCGTGGCGGCCGAACCCGTCACCAGTATCGACGTGACCTCGGCGGACATGTTGCGGGAACTGATCCGGATACTGGGCGAGCGCGAGATCGCATTGCACTTCGCCGAAATGAAAGACCCGGTGCGCGACAAGCTCAGGCGTTTCGAAATGCTGGACGTCGTCGGCGACAAGCGATTCCATCCCACGCTGGGCAGTGCAGTCGACGACTACGCCGGACGGCACTAA
- a CDS encoding porin: protein MKKVLITGAAALTTLAGVAHAQSSITLYGLIDAGLSYTNNQIAGTGSGHSNWEMTSGAVQYSRWGLRGGEDLGAGLKAIFTLESGFNVNNGQYSSNNRIFNRQAYVGLSSRDYGALTLGRQTDSMVDFVAPLSLTGTEFGGTHFAHPLDNDNLNDSFQINNSVKYQSPAFGGLRFGALYGFSNQAGSFTNNRAYSFGMSYRAGALNFGAGYLQLNSSARTPAQLNTNGAVTDTTGASLQGALSPSGVPLGVLASSQKTFGLGVNYSFGPAVAGFVYSHSKFAQFFQGGLSGTFQNFEGNFRYALTPSVELAGAYTYSRAGGNGGGGIPHWNQVSAMADYHFSLRTDVYIQGAWQRVSPSGTSPLGVAWINGVSAPSSTTNQVQATVGLRHRF from the coding sequence ATGAAAAAAGTGCTTATAACGGGTGCGGCAGCGCTGACCACTCTGGCCGGCGTGGCGCATGCGCAAAGCAGCATCACGCTTTACGGGCTGATCGACGCCGGCCTGAGCTACACGAACAACCAGATCGCCGGAACGGGCAGCGGGCACAGCAACTGGGAAATGACCAGCGGCGCCGTCCAGTACAGCCGCTGGGGTCTTCGCGGGGGTGAAGATCTGGGTGCAGGCCTGAAGGCCATCTTCACGCTGGAAAGCGGCTTCAACGTGAACAACGGGCAGTATTCGTCGAACAACCGGATCTTCAATCGTCAGGCGTATGTCGGCTTGTCGAGTCGCGATTACGGTGCGCTTACGCTGGGCCGCCAAACCGACAGCATGGTCGATTTTGTCGCACCGCTTTCGTTGACGGGCACCGAGTTCGGCGGCACGCACTTCGCGCATCCGCTGGACAACGACAATCTGAACGACTCATTCCAGATCAATAACTCCGTCAAATACCAGAGCCCGGCGTTCGGTGGCCTCAGGTTCGGCGCGCTGTACGGTTTTTCCAATCAGGCAGGCAGTTTCACGAACAATCGCGCCTACAGCTTCGGCATGTCGTATCGAGCGGGCGCGCTGAACTTCGGTGCGGGCTACCTTCAACTCAACAGTTCCGCGCGCACGCCGGCCCAACTCAACACGAACGGCGCGGTCACCGATACGACGGGCGCTTCCCTGCAAGGCGCGCTTTCGCCAAGCGGCGTCCCGCTCGGCGTGCTGGCCAGCAGCCAGAAGACCTTCGGTCTCGGCGTGAACTACTCGTTCGGCCCTGCTGTCGCGGGCTTCGTTTACTCGCACAGCAAGTTCGCCCAGTTCTTTCAAGGGGGGCTGAGCGGAACGTTCCAGAACTTCGAGGGCAACTTCCGCTATGCGCTGACGCCGTCGGTCGAACTCGCGGGCGCGTACACCTACTCGCGCGCGGGCGGAAACGGAGGTGGTGGAATCCCCCATTGGAATCAGGTCAGCGCGATGGCCGACTACCACTTCTCGCTGCGCACCGATGTCTATATTCAGGGCGCGTGGCAGCGCGTGAGTCCGAGCGGCACGTCGCCATTGGGCGTCGCATGGATCAATGGCGTCAGTGCTCCCTCCTCCACGACCAACCAGGTGCAGGCAACGGTCGGCTTGAGACATCGCTTCTGA
- a CDS encoding BON domain-containing protein, which yields MKPISAYRLAFGGAVIALTINALAQGGSAASAPAASASAASGATAPATGKKADRALRRKVYAAIGKNREIKAGSISVTAKNGAVTLNGSVPDANQIPKVAEIASGVPGVVSVTNKLVVQMPFGGQ from the coding sequence TTGAAACCTATATCAGCATACCGGCTCGCTTTCGGCGGCGCCGTCATTGCGCTAACGATCAACGCCTTGGCACAGGGCGGTTCGGCGGCTAGCGCGCCCGCCGCTTCTGCTTCGGCAGCATCGGGCGCGACTGCGCCTGCCACAGGGAAAAAAGCGGATCGCGCGCTGCGGCGAAAGGTTTATGCCGCTATCGGGAAGAACAGGGAGATCAAGGCCGGAAGTATCAGCGTTACGGCGAAAAACGGTGCGGTCACGCTGAATGGCTCCGTTCCGGATGCCAATCAGATTCCCAAGGTCGCGGAGATCGCGAGCGGTGTTCCGGGCGTAGTCTCTGTCACCAACAAGCTGGTGGTTCAGATGCCGTTTGGCGGCCAGTAA